In one Parvibaculum sp. genomic region, the following are encoded:
- the galU gene encoding UTP--glucose-1-phosphate uridylyltransferase GalU: MTTTPRKIRKAVFPVAGLGTRFLPATKAVPKEMLTVVDKPVIQYAVEEAAEAGIEHFVFVTGRGKGAIEDHFDIAYELEATLKARGKTAEIAQLEATRPAAGAASFVRQQEPLGLGHAVWCARDIVGNEPFALALPDMLIHGPRGCFAQMMDVYARHGGNVIAVEEVPHEHVNRYGVVALAGDLGNATHRISGMVEKPKLEDAPSNLIVSGRYILQPEIFAKLETQKPGAGGEIQLTDAMIALMAGQDFFSYRFEGTTYDCGDKIGYLAANVALALARPDIAPKFRPVLEKLTRE, from the coding sequence ATGACCACCACCCCCCGCAAAATTCGCAAGGCCGTCTTCCCCGTTGCCGGCCTCGGCACCCGCTTTCTGCCGGCTACCAAGGCCGTGCCGAAGGAAATGCTGACCGTCGTCGACAAGCCGGTGATCCAGTATGCGGTCGAGGAAGCGGCCGAGGCCGGCATCGAACATTTTGTCTTCGTGACCGGCCGCGGCAAGGGCGCCATCGAGGATCATTTCGATATCGCCTATGAGCTTGAAGCGACGCTGAAGGCCCGCGGCAAGACCGCTGAAATTGCACAGCTTGAAGCGACCCGTCCGGCCGCCGGCGCGGCGAGCTTCGTGCGCCAGCAGGAGCCGCTGGGGCTCGGTCACGCGGTCTGGTGCGCCCGCGACATTGTCGGCAACGAGCCCTTCGCGCTGGCCCTGCCGGACATGCTGATCCACGGCCCCCGCGGCTGCTTCGCCCAGATGATGGATGTCTATGCGCGTCATGGCGGCAATGTGATCGCGGTCGAGGAAGTGCCGCATGAGCATGTCAACCGCTACGGCGTCGTCGCGCTGGCCGGCGATCTCGGCAATGCGACGCACCGCATTTCCGGCATGGTCGAAAAGCCGAAACTCGAAGACGCGCCGTCGAACCTGATCGTTTCGGGCCGCTACATCCTGCAACCGGAAATCTTTGCAAAACTCGAAACGCAGAAGCCGGGCGCCGGCGGCGAAATCCAGCTCACCGATGCGATGATCGCCCTGATGGCCGGACAGGATTTCTTTTCATACCGCTTCGAAGGCACGACGTATGATTGCGGCGACAAGATCGGATATTTGGCCGCCAATGTGGCGCTTGCGCTCGCGCGCCCCGACATCGCCCCGAAGTTCCGGCCCGTCCTGGAAAAGCTGACACGAGAATAA
- the gmd gene encoding GDP-mannose 4,6-dehydratase, which produces MTQATPLKRNNFAGHAPVALITGITGQDGGYLAAFLLEKGYAVHGVSRDVSRLDRGRFAHIADLNRRLHLHSCDMIDAAGLSRLLDSVRPDEIYNLAAQTHIQTSFDDPAYTTDVNATGAVRLLNALVKLDPARRTRFYQASSSEMFGDAKGKTQNEDTALHPLSPYAVSKHAAFEATVNFREAFGVHASNGILFNHESPWRGRNFVTRKISHAVAERHVGNPAPLKLGNLDARRDWGHARDYVEGMWLMLQQDEPGDYVLATGEHHSVREFVELAFSEIGRSVVWEGEGVDEIGFDTDTRERLVEINPAFFRPTDISVTIGDASRAQHKLGWRRRTSFAELVGEMVAADIARLAQSSVAVAAGGSD; this is translated from the coding sequence TTGACGCAAGCAACGCCGCTCAAACGCAACAATTTTGCTGGCCATGCGCCGGTGGCCCTGATTACCGGCATTACGGGGCAGGATGGGGGGTATCTTGCCGCCTTCCTGCTCGAAAAGGGCTATGCGGTCCACGGGGTCTCGCGCGACGTGTCGCGGCTCGATCGCGGCCGGTTTGCCCATATTGCCGATCTCAACCGGCGGCTTCATCTGCATAGTTGCGACATGATCGACGCCGCCGGCCTTTCGCGGCTTCTGGACAGCGTGCGCCCCGACGAGATCTACAATCTGGCCGCGCAAACCCACATCCAAACCAGTTTCGACGATCCGGCCTATACGACCGATGTCAATGCGACGGGCGCGGTGCGCCTGTTGAACGCGCTCGTGAAACTCGACCCGGCGCGCCGCACGCGTTTTTATCAGGCTTCAAGCTCGGAAATGTTCGGCGATGCGAAGGGGAAGACCCAGAACGAGGACACGGCGCTTCATCCGTTGAGCCCCTATGCCGTCTCGAAGCACGCCGCTTTCGAGGCGACGGTCAATTTCCGCGAGGCCTTCGGCGTTCACGCCTCCAACGGCATTCTCTTCAATCACGAGAGCCCGTGGCGCGGGCGCAATTTCGTGACCCGGAAAATCTCGCATGCGGTTGCCGAACGGCATGTGGGGAATCCGGCGCCGTTGAAGCTCGGCAATCTTGATGCGCGCCGCGATTGGGGCCATGCGCGCGACTATGTCGAGGGGATGTGGCTGATGCTGCAACAGGACGAACCCGGCGACTATGTGCTGGCAACCGGCGAGCATCATTCGGTACGTGAATTTGTGGAGCTCGCTTTTTCCGAAATTGGCCGATCGGTCGTCTGGGAAGGCGAGGGCGTTGACGAAATTGGCTTTGATACCGATACAAGAGAGCGCCTGGTCGAGATCAATCCGGCCTTCTTCCGCCCGACCGATATCAGCGTCACGATCGGCGATGCGTCGCGCGCGCAGCACAAGCTGGGCTGGCGCCGGCGGACAAGCTTTGCCGAACTGGTCGGCGAGATGGTTGCGGCCGATATTGCGCGCCTTGCGCAGTCAAGCGTTGCCGTTGCCGCCGGCGGTTCCGACTGA
- a CDS encoding GDP-L-fucose synthase: MTEPAAYALDGKRVYVAGHRGMVGSAILRRLERESCEVLVAGRAQVDLRRQADVEAWMETHRPQAVFVPAATVGGILANDQRPAEFLYDNLMIEANLIQAAWRAGVEKLLFLGSSCIYPKLAPQPMSEEALLTGPLEPTNQWYAVAKIAGIKLCQAYRRQYGCDFISAMPTNLYGPGDNFDLQSSHVLPALIAKMHAAREAGAASVTLWGTGTPKREFLHVDDCADALVHLMKTYSEEDHINVGSGSDLSIRELAELVRDVVGYRGEIVTDPSKPDGTPRKLMDVSRLTARGWKARISLDEGVREVYRWYCDHLPVASGR; this comes from the coding sequence ATGACTGAGCCGGCCGCATATGCGCTTGACGGCAAACGGGTCTATGTGGCCGGCCATCGGGGCATGGTCGGGTCGGCCATTCTGCGCCGGCTCGAGCGGGAATCCTGCGAGGTGCTGGTCGCCGGCCGCGCGCAGGTGGATCTCCGCCGCCAGGCGGATGTCGAGGCATGGATGGAGACGCATCGTCCGCAGGCGGTGTTTGTGCCGGCCGCGACGGTCGGCGGCATCCTCGCCAATGATCAGCGGCCGGCCGAGTTCCTCTACGACAATCTGATGATCGAGGCCAATCTCATTCAGGCCGCATGGCGCGCGGGCGTCGAGAAGCTGCTCTTTCTCGGTTCGTCCTGCATCTATCCGAAGCTCGCGCCGCAGCCGATGTCCGAAGAGGCATTGTTGACCGGGCCGCTCGAGCCGACCAATCAATGGTATGCGGTCGCCAAGATCGCCGGCATCAAGCTCTGCCAGGCCTATCGTCGTCAATATGGCTGCGACTTCATTTCGGCCATGCCGACCAATCTCTACGGTCCCGGCGACAATTTCGACCTGCAATCCTCGCATGTGCTGCCGGCGCTGATCGCCAAGATGCATGCGGCGCGCGAAGCGGGCGCCGCAAGCGTGACGCTTTGGGGCACCGGTACGCCGAAGCGCGAGTTTCTGCATGTCGACGATTGTGCGGACGCGCTGGTTCATCTGATGAAGACCTATTCGGAAGAGGATCACATCAATGTGGGCTCGGGCAGCGACCTGTCGATCCGCGAGCTCGCGGAGCTTGTGCGCGATGTTGTCGGCTATCGGGGCGAGATCGTGACCGATCCTTCCAAGCCCGATGGCACCCCGCGCAAGCTGATGGACGTTTCCCGCCTCACCGCCCGGGGCTGGAAGGCCCGGATATCGCTCGATGAGGGGGTGCGGGAGGTCTATCGCTGGTATTGCGACCACCTGCCGGTCGCCTCCGGCCGGTAA
- the gmd gene encoding GDP-mannose 4,6-dehydratase, whose product MTAAKPKTALITGITGQDGAWLARLLLEKGYIVHGTKRRSSSFNTQRIDDLYEDPHVAHARLRLHYGDLTDATNLIRIVQETQPDEIYNLAAQSHVQVSFETPEYTANSDAVGTLRLLEAIRILGMEKKTRFYQASTSELYGKVQETPQSERTPFYPRSPYAAAKLYAYWITVNYREAYDMHASNGILFNHEGPTRGETFVTRKITRAVAAIELGLQDMLYLGNLDAKRDWGHARDYVEGMWRIVQQDEPDDYVLATGETHSVREFVELAFAETGRRIEWKGRDADEQGIDAATGKVLVKVDPRYFRPTEVDLLLGDPRKAHQKLGWRHSTSFPELVSEMVASDLKAVALEQDRKGRYD is encoded by the coding sequence GTGACCGCAGCAAAACCAAAAACGGCCCTGATCACGGGTATTACCGGCCAGGACGGGGCGTGGCTAGCGCGGCTTCTGCTCGAGAAGGGCTATATCGTCCATGGGACGAAACGCCGCTCGTCCTCGTTCAACACGCAACGCATCGACGATCTTTACGAGGACCCGCATGTCGCGCATGCGCGTCTTCGGCTGCATTACGGCGACCTGACCGACGCAACCAACCTGATCCGGATCGTGCAGGAGACGCAGCCCGACGAAATCTACAATCTGGCCGCCCAGTCCCATGTGCAGGTGAGTTTCGAAACGCCCGAATACACGGCCAATTCGGACGCGGTGGGCACGCTGCGGCTGCTCGAAGCGATCCGCATCCTCGGGATGGAGAAGAAGACCCGCTTCTACCAGGCATCGACCTCGGAGCTTTACGGCAAGGTGCAGGAAACGCCCCAATCGGAGCGGACGCCCTTCTATCCGCGCAGCCCTTATGCGGCGGCAAAGCTCTATGCCTACTGGATCACGGTCAATTACCGCGAAGCCTATGACATGCATGCCTCGAACGGCATTTTGTTCAACCATGAAGGGCCTACGCGCGGCGAGACTTTCGTGACGCGCAAGATCACGCGCGCCGTCGCGGCAATCGAGCTCGGGCTTCAGGACATGCTCTATCTCGGCAATCTCGATGCCAAGCGCGACTGGGGCCATGCGCGCGACTATGTCGAGGGGATGTGGCGGATCGTCCAGCAGGATGAACCGGACGATTATGTGCTCGCCACCGGCGAGACGCATTCGGTGCGCGAGTTCGTGGAGCTCGCCTTTGCCGAAACCGGACGGCGGATCGAATGGAAAGGCCGCGACGCCGACGAACAGGGGATCGATGCCGCGACCGGCAAGGTTCTCGTCAAGGTCGATCCGCGCTATTTCCGTCCCACCGAGGTCGACCTGCTGCTGGGCGATCCGCGCAAGGCGCATCAGAAGCTCGGATGGCGACACAGCACGAGCTTTCCCGAACTTGTGTCCGAGATGGTGGCCTCCGACCTCAAGGCCGTTGCGCTGGAGCAGGACCGCAAGGGGCGTTATGACTGA